GCCGACCTGCACCGCGAGAATTTCGTCCTCGACCGGACCTCCCGACTGTGGACCATCGACTGGGAGCTGGCCATGTTCGGCGACCCGCTCTACGACCTCGCCACACACCTCTACCTGATGCGCTATCCGGCCGAACAGGAGCGCCGGCTGACCGAGCGGTGGTGCGCGACGGCCGAGGCGATCAGACCCGGCAGCACCAAGGGCTGGCAGGACGACCTGCCGAGACTTCTGGACTTCAAGCGCGCGCAGAGCGTGTTCACCGACGTCATCCGGGCGACCCAGATCCTCGACAACGGCGGGGCGTTCAGCTGGCGGCGATGGCCCATCGAGGCCCGAAAGGTGCAGCGGGTGCTGGCCCGGGCCGCCGTACCGCTGGGGTTCGACAAGGTGCCGAGTGTGCGCACCGTGGCTGCCTCGCTGCTCGACTGGCACAGACTCCGCGGCACGCGCACCTCATAAGGTCGGCGGAACGACTTCGGCCAGCGCCGCGCACCCTTGTGCTCTACAGTCTCGACTACCTGTTCTCTCTGCCTCAGAAACGCGCAGCACAGGAACGCCATTTGAACGCACGACTCGCACGTCCGCCCACCGTGTACGCGGAGTTCGTCCGCTACGCCGAGGAGCATGGACGGTCGCTCCAAGGGCATCACCACATCAACTACTGCGTGCCGCTGACCCCGGAGATGGCGTCAATCGTGCGGCTGCCGGTGAACACCCCCGTGCTGGTACGGATACCCCGCCCCGACACCCTGCGTGTCGTGTTCAAGACCTGGGAGAACGAGGCCACGGTCCTCGACGCCATCAGGGACACCGTGCCCCACGCCCCGGTCTGCCTGGCCCACGACTGGATGAGCTCGGCCGTCCACACCTTCGTCGAGGGCGTCCCGCTGTCCAGGACCTGCCGTGACATCACGAAGGTCGACCGTGCGCTGATCGAGGCGATGGCCGAGGGGCTCGCGCGGCTGACCTGTGTCGACGGTGACGTGGCCCCGACGCTGCCGCCAGGGTGGCCCCGGCCTCCGGAGAGCCAGGGGTTCCTGCGCACGGTCGTGGAACTGACGGAGAGAGACGTCAGAAAACCCAACTGGGATCGCTTCCACCGCATGTTCGAGAGGCTGGGCGTGCGGTCCGGGGCCCTGATGCGCCTGGCCGGCCGGGTGCCCCGGATGGCCAAGCGGCCCTTCAGCCTCCTCCACGGCGACCTGCACCGGGACAACGTCATCGTCACCAAGGACGGGGACCCGCCGCTGGTCTTCGTCGACTGGGAGCTCGCCTCGTTCGGCGACCCGCTGTACGACCTCGCCGTCCACCTCGTGCGCACGGGCCACGACCGAGCCCAGCGGGACGTGGCGATCACCGCCTGGACCAGAGCCGTTCGGCAAGTGAGCCCCGAGGCGGCGAACGGACTCGCCGACGACCTGAAGCACTACATCGCGTTCGAGAAGGCCCTGTCCGTGTTCCCGGACGTGATGCGGATCCTGCACGAACTGGAACGACGCCCCCCGAAGGACCAGTGGCTGAAGTCGGCCACGAGCCAGGTCCACACCGCGCTGACGGCAGCCGCCGAACTGCTCGACATCGACCCCGTCCCGCCACTGGCGGAGATCTGGGAGTTGCTGCAGAAGTGGGCGGGGTTCGTCCACGGTGCCCCGATCAGCAGGGGGCGTCGGGTGCCGGTGCAGTGGACCCCGGTTCACGACCATCAGCCCCGTCCGGACTTCCATGACTCGAGCGTGGACAACGTGCTGGCCGACGAGTGCCGGGCGCCGGAGAGCCGGCTGCTGCGGGGCACGGCCCACATCAACGCGGTGGTCGTGGCACGGCTCGCCGGGGCGGACACCCTGGTCGTCGTGCGGCGCCCCACGAAGGGGCCGGAGCGCCGGAACGATTCGAGGAGGCTCGACGAGCCCAAGGTCCTACGGGCCATCGAGGAGGAGGACGCGCAGGTCTCGGCGCCGCGGGTACTGGCGCTGGGGCACGGCGGACGGCGGCGCGGCCCTTTCTCCGTACAGACATATCTGGGCCCGAGCGACGGGTCCGCCCCCGACCATCCGGTGGACGGCCTGCGTCCGCACGAGGCCGAGAGCCTGGTCGACCAGCTGAGCGCCTTGACCACGGTGGACTACTGGGCCCTGGACCCGAGGCCGTACGACGACTTCTACGGGCAACTGACGGACGAGCTCGCGGACACCGTGCGACGGCTGCCCGACGAAGTGCGCGCGCTCGCCGAGGGCATAGGCCTGCCCGGCCATCGGCAGCTCCACTCCATCCTTTCGCGCTACTCGGTCGAGCGCCGCACACCGACGCTGCTCCACGGCGATCTCCATCCGTGGAACCTGGTGCGCACCTGCGACGAGCGGTTCGGCATCGGCCTCATCGGCTGGGACCGGGCCAGGGTCGGCGATCCGCTGTACGACCTGGTGCGGCACACGTGTCTCGCGCGGACCGACGATCGCCGCAAGCACTTCATGAAACGCCACTGGGAGCGCAGTCTTCCGCGCCACTACACCCGAGGCTGGCTGTCCGACTGGAGCAAGTACGAGCGCCTGGAGATCGTCCGCGCCGCCTACGAGGACCTCGACCACCTGGTCTCGGGCAGGCACTTGGACATCCCCCGGATCCGGGTAGCCGTGGAGTCGTACGCC
The DNA window shown above is from Streptomyces chartreusis and carries:
- a CDS encoding aminoglycoside phosphotransferase family protein encodes the protein MNARLARPPTVYAEFVRYAEEHGRSLQGHHHINYCVPLTPEMASIVRLPVNTPVLVRIPRPDTLRVVFKTWENEATVLDAIRDTVPHAPVCLAHDWMSSAVHTFVEGVPLSRTCRDITKVDRALIEAMAEGLARLTCVDGDVAPTLPPGWPRPPESQGFLRTVVELTERDVRKPNWDRFHRMFERLGVRSGALMRLAGRVPRMAKRPFSLLHGDLHRDNVIVTKDGDPPLVFVDWELASFGDPLYDLAVHLVRTGHDRAQRDVAITAWTRAVRQVSPEAANGLADDLKHYIAFEKALSVFPDVMRILHELERRPPKDQWLKSATSQVHTALTAAAELLDIDPVPPLAEIWELLQKWAGFVHGAPISRGRRVPVQWTPVHDHQPRPDFHDSSVDNVLADECRAPESRLLRGTAHINAVVVARLAGADTLVVVRRPTKGPERRNDSRRLDEPKVLRAIEEEDAQVSAPRVLALGHGGRRRGPFSVQTYLGPSDGSAPDHPVDGLRPHEAESLVDQLSALTTVDYWALDPRPYDDFYGQLTDELADTVRRLPDEVRALAEGIGLPGHRQLHSILSRYSVERRTPTLLHGDLHPWNLVRTCDERFGIGLIGWDRARVGDPLYDLVRHTCLARTDDRRKHFMKRHWERSLPRHYTRGWLSDWSKYERLEIVRAAYEDLDHLVSGRHLDIPRIRVAVESYAWTLQAALAELNLEPRRDNPYLLRALPH